From a region of the Alnus glutinosa chromosome 1, dhAlnGlut1.1, whole genome shotgun sequence genome:
- the LOC133852063 gene encoding disease resistance protein RPV1-like encodes MVAPTLPLSSKFRWDVFLSFRGADTRKNFISHLYSSLERVGIRIFRDEEELPRGETISTALLNAIEESRIFIVVFSKDFASSRWCLDELVEIVDRRKTIGRTLLPIFYHIKPSDVRRQTGTFTEAFARHEEQFHNNIERVHKWKKALTEAANCSGLDLESIANGHEAKFIEKIVEDVLRILKVSDDLNVAHIQ; translated from the exons ATGGTTGCTCCAACCCTTCCATTATCTTCTAAATTTCGTTGGGACGTCTTCTTGAGTTTTAGAGGTGCCGACACCCGCAAGAATTTCATTAGTCACCTCTACTCCTCCTTGGAGCGAGTCGGAATTCGTATCTTCCGAGATGAAGAGGAGCTTCCAAGAGGGGAGACCATCTCTACGGCACTTCTCAATGCGATCGAAGAATCAAGAATTTTCATTGTAGTTTTCTCCAAAGACTTTGCTTCTTCCCGCTGGTGCCTTGATGAACTTGTGGAGATTGTGGACCGTAGGAAAACCATAGGCCGCACTCTTCTTCCCATATTTTATCACATAAAACCCTCAGATGTTCGAAGACAGACTGGAACTTTCACAGAAGCATTTGCTAGGCATGAAGAGCAGTTTCATAACAATATTGAGAGGGTGCATAAGTGGAAAAAAGCTCTTACTGAAGCTGCAAATTGTTCTGGCTTGGATCTCGAAAGCATTGCAAATGG GCATGAAGCAAAATTCATAGAGAAGATTGTTGAAGACGTTTTGCGTATATTGAAAGTCTCCGACGACCTGAATGTTGCCCACATCCAATAG